The genomic window atctcgagaaacgtgtaaattttatacataactgttactatcagcggtaaactaagttaatgaaaagtagtgtgctgtggaaaaaaacaaaataacattttccagatgtcaacgtataaaaatataattaattaaaacaacaatataaagagaaacaatactattaaaattaaatataacacagaacaaaaagaactacttagtgacgacctaaatattcaaattgttgcccatcatacactactctagaatacattatccagagaatattaaacgccattcaaagtatatcgagagcagaaattgagactgctgttcaatctactcttgaaagagtaaatgtttgcaacgaaaatgatgggcaaaaatttgaacgtttatgtcatcactaaatagttgtttttatttctttataatagggcttttcaacgcttctcatttgtttcgagcctctgtcatatgccgtataatccgtgtataaaattaatatacgagatatgaacgaggctcgaaacaaatgagaagcgttgaaaagacctaatatacgttgacagctggaaaatgtttctttgttgtttccatagcacactacttttaatgaatttcgtttaccggtgacagtaacagttatgtttttaaatttacacgttttgtaagatatctcgagatagaaaaaaggtattaacatgcggttttcgctattctgttgctaattttgtaatatggtattaaaaatgcatgtttgtatttaatattttccaaggaacactagatttctgaaaaaaattaaataacgccttctagctggcatattactcagtaagttggttcgaaatcataacttttacattgacgaaaaagatctgtcttcaacaagaccaagtttgcaaaatttgattaagcagaaccggactcacagccagtttttcataacaagctTCCCACTCactcccacctcttatttccaaaggtagacctaaacttgtcaaatccaATGCcacttcattaggaaaattttgtaaaatttatatttttaaatttttgatattcaattacgccctctagcggtggtcccacaattatgaaaataatttccaggcttttcctgaggcaacttttgttataaaattttttatttcaaagctctactataaacggttcctgagatatggccgagagccattcttattgggacacccggtacatacaaattttcatatcttcaagacactcataacaaaaaagatttatgtcactgtcaccaaattatttaattattgataaataattacttccctcaaattttgaaaactaaagattttgtttggaaaacccgaaatttccgaggaaaatttccgtcgaaggaaattggaataaattatcaatgtgcagaattaaattactgtcaatttttatgtgtgttttggtttaaagttaaaattttcggagttatagagcaataataaaaaaagatttcggagcgctaatttgtttataaacaaaatagcacactttctgtggactttgcacagctatattactaatacaggaaatcttaagatttgatttcagcatgtccagcaataaaatagctggtaattaattttccttgttttttactaattttcccagattattaccttacatctttcattgagttgatgattcatgttgtggacattctcaattattatatttctaatttaatattattctatctaattcctcaaaacaagcaaatttcaattaaacccagctatattataataccttttgctttagttttccttgcaagaaataaacaaaacacatctaaactaaacctaacctcgcttttggccattcattcatctccgtgtcaaataatttcgacagtcgaaattataatgggtgcattcagcagacacaatcgctaactaatcgattagtgattttctgctgaatgccacataaattgtgACATTCAGCATGTAAATCACAAATCGAttactaatcgattagttagcgattgcgtctgctgaatgcacccaatatcaacaccctttttaaagtcgctattaatttcgatagtcgctatttcatgacgtcacatcgttagttcaactaaaatccacaaggctcgcacaatcgcatttcaaccgtcgccatattgaaagcgacttgtttttggtcgaaatttgatttagaatcagggcccagtaGGCATTAAAGCTTGAGCAGCTATAGtgttaaaacaaatttcacacttgaaaggtttttccccagtgtgcactagcaaatgttttttcaaatcacttataataaaatgcttaaaacatatttcacacttgtgaggtttttctccagtatgcactcttaAATGTACTTTCAATTGAGTAGCTgtaataaactgcttaaaacaaatttcacacttgtgaggtttttctccagtgtgcactctcaaatgtgtttttaaattacTTGCATCACTAAagtgcttaaaacaaatttcacacttgtaaggtttttccccagtgtgcactctcaaatgttttttcaaagaaCCTGATTCACTACACTGTTTtagacaaatttcacacttatgcgGTTTTTCTTCAGTATGCACGCTTAAATGTACTTTCAGTTGAGTAGCTgtaataaactgcttaaaacaaatttcacacttgtgaggtttttctccagtgtgcattctCAAATGTACTTTAAAATAACTTGCActactaaactgcttaaaacaaatttcacacttgtaaacTTTATTTTTAGTGTGAACATTCATGTGTTCAGTTAAATGACCCTTTCGTGTAAactgccttaaacaaatttcacacttgtaaggtttttccccagtgtgcactctcaaatgtattttcaaatcaCTTGTTGTAATAAAATGCTTAAAGcatatttcacacttgtgaggtttttctccagtatgcactcttaAATGTAATTTCAATTGATTTGATGTAAGAAACtgtttagaacaaatttcacactcgtgaggtttttctccagtgtgcgctttcaaatgtgcttttaaattacttttttcactaaactgctttaaacaaatttcgcacttgtaaggtttttctttAGTGTGCGTTCTTTCATGATGTTTCAATATTTCTGCCCTGCCAAACtccttataacaaattttacacttataaggtttttcgcCAATGTGCGATCTCAAATGTGCTTTTAAATTACTGTTTCTactaaactgctttaaacaaatttcgcacttgtaaggtttttctccagtgtgcacttgcaaatgtttttttaaattaaattttcgggaaaactgttttaaacaaatatgaCAGATATAGAGTCCTTGGTCAGTCTGAAGTTCCATATTTGTAGTTAATATTGTTTCTTTGGTGTTTCTACTGCTACATATTGTTTTAAGAGATGAAGGTTCAgatatttttatcattttcattGTGTTCTTCTCCTGGAGGCAACCTAAAATACAAACCAACCATAAAAGTTTTTTACAAGGAAAGATTACCAACAATAATAGAAAACAGGAACAAAAATGAATACAACtgtaaaaaataactttaatAAACAAAGTGAAGCATAATAAAATTTTGACAAAGTCAATTTCCCATGATCATCATAATTTGCTCGATAATCCTTTGTGGATTAGACAAAGAACTCTTCACTACCGTCGGTTTCTAGCAACTTTCCTCCTTCTGCTGACCCTTAGAATCGTAAAGTCTTCTTCCACATTATCAATACATTTTCTATAGTCTTTCTCTACTTCTTCTATTCTCTGGGTTTGAGAACGTCTTCGTGTGCCATTATCTGACattctagcaatgtgtccagcccatcatAGCCTGTGCACTTTCTTATATCTTCGATTCCATACACCATCTTTATTTATGGACCCAAaaatctttccaaatatttttctctCAGAGATACCAAATAGTCTCTTCTCGGTTTGGAATAAACTCCATGTTTTAGCCCCACATATgtaaagcgaaactaaacaaaaatatcggagaggaccacaaaaaatcaagtggtggctgctgaaagatgagaaagaaggtctattcaggagaagaatagtagaaaaaatatgttggaacatgaaaggaagcgcTAATACAATTTgaagaaaaatggccagtagtattagagagactgctattgaaatacttgggaaaacgtcaggaaaaaagtttgaggataaagagacttggtggtggtcaaacgaagtacaaggaaaaataaaagagaagagaaaattgtataaaaagtggcaagaaaccagatccgacacagatcttcaaaactatatggtggcgaaaaaggaagcgaaagtagcagtagcaaaagccaaagcagaagcgtattcaaacctatacgatcaacttgataccagggaaggcgaaacgaagatatataaaatagccaaacagagagcaaaagattttaatcagattagatgtatccgagatgaaaataataaaatactagttcacgaaagggatgtcaaaaagagatggagaaagtactttgacagcttattaaatgaagaatttgacagacagcctgtagagtcaacggagacagtagcagcaatggtcaccaaaataaccaacgaggaagtggctcaagcgcttcaaaaaataaagaaaggaaaagcggtaggaccagatgatgttcctggggaagtatggagagcattgggagagacaggaacaaggtggctagcaggtctatttaatagaattatggaagttggacaaatgccagacgaatggagaagcagtatactggtacctgtttacaaaaacaagggagatatacaacaatgtacaaactacagggctataaaactacttagccacaccatgaaaatatgggaaagagtaattgatagacggatacgtgaagagaccgaaatatccgagaatcaatttggctttatgcagggtagatcaacaacagaagcaattttcattataaggcagttgatggaaaaatacaggagtaaagaaacaaacgctcatatggtatttattgatcttgagaaagcatatgatagagttcctcgagagattctgtggtgggcactcaataagaaaggagtccctagtgaatatgtaaagattgtgagggatatgtatgagggagtaacgactagtgctaggacaggtgtgggagagactgataaatttcatgtgaaagtaggattgcaccaaggctctgtgcttagtccgtatttattctcattagttttggaccagataacagcgaaactacagggtaacattccatggtgcttaatgtaagctgatgatgtcgtgttagtaggaaatagtgaaagagacttggaacagtggagacaagctctggaggaaaaaggtttaaaacttagtaggacaaaaacttagaacggaactgaatgttgggcagtgaaaaagaaagaggaacaacgaatgcatgtggcggaaatgagaatgcttagatggatgagtggagtgacagaagaataaaattagaaatgagtatattaggggaagtctaggtgtggcaccaattgatgccaacatgagagagcataggttaaaatggtttggtcatgttcaacgtcgagacgttaatcacccaatacgaagaatagctgaagtgcagattcctggaaggagtaggagagaaagaccaaagaagacctggggggagacgataaggcaggacatgttggtaaagggaattaacattgatatgacccaagatagaattgtgtggagaaatgcaattagggaagccgaccccgcatagggataaggcaaagagaatgatgatgatgataccaAATAGTCTCTTCTCGGTTTGGAATAAACTCCATGTTTTAGCCCCACATATCAAAATCGGTCTTCTTAACGTTACGCTTGAATGGACATTTTAGGTTTTTCTTTCAAAGATGTTTTGAAGGCCATGGAGAGTTCTGTTTGTTATTGCTATCACTGGTGTTTGTGTTGCTGCTTCTTACAGAAATTTATCCAAATGTTGTTACGCCACTGGTAGCAAAATAATTTCTATCTTCATAAAACCTATTGTGTAAATTCTACCCAGGAAATCCTGTGTAGAAAACATTCAAAGTGTGGttttaccttcttcttcttcaggtgccgtgtccgtattcagacgttggctgtcatcatgtttacaagcttctaccgtggaaccacacccttatctaatattacgcaaccatgaaagtttctttcgaccactccatctctttccctccacttttccttgtattataaggcgaagttgatggtatttaggccctctaattatatgatcgaagtattctgtttttctcctgtttatgagcagacgttctgaattcatcatttggagaacatTTTCATTCTAAGTGTGCGAAActcacgatatctttaggattcgtcgatagcaccataattcgaatgcttctaatttatttagaattgtggtttttaacgtccatgtctcacaaccattcAATAATATAGACCACACGTAACATTTTAGGACCTTTTTGCGAATCTTCGGCTTGACAGGCttcggttacataaaactggttatTACGTGTGATATTTCAATCCTGGTTAATATCTTTTCATCACAAtcgcaatttacatttaaccaactgccaaggtatttaaaatggtttacccgttctatcttctctccatcaagagaaagcacgCCTGGATCTACAtttatctttccaactgccatccactttgtctttgaaatattgatttttaggccTCTCCGGTAACTTGCTTCTctgactagatttactaatgtctggaGATCTTCTAAATTTGCTGCAAGAATGGCTGTGTCGTCagcatatctgatattgttgattattTCTCCGCCCAGTCTTACTCCTTCTTGTCTGtcgtccaaagcctccctaaagatttcttcagagtacagattaaagagACTAAGTGacaaaacacaaccttgtcgcactccacgtttgatgggtagtttttcaCTATGACTATCTCCAACTTGGATAGatgctacttgattgtaatataagtattttaacAGTCTTATATCGTaatggtcaagtcctgctgcctgtaGGCAATTGAAAAGTATATAGTGTTggactcggtcgaatgccttctcgaagttgatgaaacaaacataaacgttctttcggaattcacagctttttttgtaaaataacgcgcatacaaaatagtgcctctctagttcctagaccatctctaaatccaaattgcttattaccagagtcaggcaaatatgcaatagtgcatatgcatttgcatatttttgtagtttcttttgaattttgcatatactggtatatttaaaaataaagtgcatataataggttttcaaagcgaatttatttgtttattcatgGTTCAAATACCTTCGTAGGTACCTTATATTTCTGTGTGGATCAAGGCATCCAGAATTGGCCATTGATATGGGAAAATTATTATGCTCAGCATGCAGTAAGTAAATACAAAGTAAACctgaatattttaaattgcatgaaaataatcagaaaaccaaaaaatatacatttttaatttaaaatgctttaaatAACCCCGATCTCAAAGTTATTTAGTTTACTGTAggataattgatggattcgaccgttacttgatggaagttcattttatctaataataaaacactgaaaacgtttgttttctatacttccacagaatttattataactaagtgactacagctgtttcggcagagtgcttcacttgagaaaggcactctgccgaaacagctgtagtcacttagttataataaattctgtggaagtatagaaaacaaacgttttcagtgttttattattagatttacTGTAGGAATTTTTTTGCAGATTCCATgcgaaaaaaaaattccaaataatCCAGCATTGCAAAACTGCTTTACACACcggtaaaa from Diabrotica virgifera virgifera chromosome 5, PGI_DIABVI_V3a includes these protein-coding regions:
- the LOC126884280 gene encoding zinc finger protein 112-like isoform X1, producing the protein MEVKKEINEEPCKVEIEYNGNNGLDDALLDGFKCEIKGESNSKVKQEIGEEEETCKEIEYNDLDGALLDGFKYEIKEESDRQSTHGTYDSLDLKEHPINTKIEQLGDTLHSFEENPKTEKGCLQEKNTMKMIKISEPSSLKTICSSRNTKETILTTNMELQTDQGLYICHICLKQFSRKFNLKKHLQVHTGEKPYKCEICLKQFSRNSNLKAHLRSHIGEKPYKCKICYKEFGRAEILKHHERTHTKEKPYKCEICLKQFSEKSNLKAHLKAHTGEKPHECEICSKQFLTSNQLKLHLRVHTGEKPHKCEICFKHFITTSDLKIHLRVHTGEKPYKCEICLRQFTRKGHLTEHMNVHTKNKVYKCEICFKQFSSASYFKVHLRMHTGEKPHKCEICFKQFITATQLKVHLSVHTEEKPHKCEICLKQCSESGSLKKHLRVHTGEKPYKCEICFKHFSDASNLKTHLRVHTGEKPHKCEICFKQFITATQLKVHLRVHTGEKPHKCEICFKHFIISDLKKHLLVHTGEKPFKCEICFNTIAAQALMPTGP